From the genome of Caballeronia sp. TF1N1, one region includes:
- a CDS encoding LysR family transcriptional regulator, translated as MLATHIFQYNKRQAVIPTGNNMELRHLHYFVTLAETLHFGRAAERLNISQPPLSRQIALLEEEVGVVLFERNRRSVKLSAAGKRFQHDAKDILGSVERAKQNARTASQGGSGSLSVGFMFAAAYSVVPPITLAYASRYPAVDLHLTESIPRLLMQDIRQSTTDVALMYPPVDLRELATKTVFREPLLAALPAGHHLARGSGPIDVVDLRDESFLISPRTAAPYIYDIILGHCKQRGFEPKIRLETNYQQTIVTLVGQGLGVALVHKSMKTARPRKVKFRPLRDPPYIELNVTWDPLNRNPCIETFVAVAEEVGALGDPSA; from the coding sequence ATGCTCGCCACTCATATTTTCCAATACAATAAAAGGCAGGCTGTGATACCTACAGGGAATAACATGGAGTTACGGCATCTCCACTACTTTGTTACCTTGGCGGAAACCCTGCACTTTGGGCGCGCTGCTGAACGTCTGAACATTTCACAACCGCCGTTGTCGCGACAAATCGCGTTGCTTGAGGAGGAGGTGGGCGTTGTGCTGTTTGAGCGCAATCGGAGGAGCGTAAAGTTGTCGGCCGCAGGCAAGAGGTTTCAGCACGATGCCAAAGACATTCTTGGGTCGGTGGAGCGAGCAAAACAGAATGCGAGGACCGCGAGCCAAGGCGGCAGTGGCTCTCTTTCGGTAGGTTTTATGTTCGCGGCGGCATACAGCGTCGTGCCCCCGATAACGCTGGCCTACGCTTCTCGGTATCCGGCAGTGGATCTTCACCTCACTGAGTCGATTCCTCGACTTCTCATGCAAGACATTCGACAAAGCACTACCGACGTCGCTCTGATGTACCCGCCGGTCGACCTTCGTGAACTGGCAACAAAGACGGTTTTTCGGGAACCCCTCTTGGCTGCTCTTCCGGCGGGCCATCATCTGGCTCGTGGGAGTGGCCCCATCGACGTCGTTGATCTACGAGACGAGTCGTTCCTAATCTCGCCGAGAACAGCAGCTCCATACATCTACGACATTATCCTCGGGCACTGCAAGCAGCGCGGCTTCGAGCCAAAGATACGTCTCGAGACAAACTATCAGCAAACAATCGTGACACTGGTCGGGCAAGGTCTTGGCGTCGCATTAGTACACAAGTCAATGAAGACCGCACGGCCAAGGAAAGTAAAGTTCAGGCCGCTGCGAGATCCGCCATACATCGAATTAAATGTCACTTGGGATCCGCTAAACAGGAACCCATGCATCGAGACATTCGTAGCTGTTGCTGAGGAGGTCGGTGCATTGGGAGATCCTAGTGCCTGA
- a CDS encoding sigma-54-dependent Fis family transcriptional regulator, with the protein MSHQKVAHNAPSQGSVVKRKPDVLDSAMLDVMDRGRCFTDRGIPVLLLGETGTGKEVVARKLHEQSTRGAQPLITLNCASIPESLVESELFGYARGAFSGALPGGMKGKIEAADGGTLFLDEIGDMPLNQQARLLRALSEREITPLGATKPVPVDFQLICATHQDLPKLVRTGAFRSDLFYRIAVGILRLPTLRERADFEILVSQIAEEEFGGSVSIETSTWELLLECEWPGNIRQLRAALRCACALSKDGTLRPHDLPLDLILLPPAVPSLEAERSIHSSLVNKADIFADANPSQKRERVIQVLAGSRWNMSAAAKNLGICRSTLYRQLKSLGITHIKDAEVALSSASPVLAARR; encoded by the coding sequence GTGAGCCACCAAAAAGTAGCCCACAACGCCCCTTCACAGGGTTCAGTGGTTAAACGAAAGCCTGACGTACTCGACAGTGCAATGCTGGACGTTATGGACCGTGGCCGATGTTTCACCGATCGCGGTATTCCAGTTCTACTGCTCGGTGAGACTGGGACCGGCAAAGAAGTGGTTGCTCGGAAGTTGCACGAGCAAAGCACGCGCGGGGCACAGCCTCTCATTACGCTCAACTGCGCATCGATTCCTGAGTCATTGGTGGAAAGCGAGCTCTTCGGCTATGCTCGCGGTGCATTCTCCGGTGCATTGCCCGGCGGTATGAAAGGGAAGATTGAAGCGGCCGATGGCGGTACGCTCTTCCTTGACGAAATCGGCGACATGCCACTTAATCAACAGGCTCGACTACTGCGAGCACTTTCAGAGCGAGAAATCACGCCACTAGGTGCCACGAAACCCGTGCCCGTTGATTTCCAACTAATTTGCGCGACGCACCAAGACTTGCCGAAGCTTGTTCGCACAGGTGCTTTCCGCTCTGACCTTTTCTATCGGATTGCAGTTGGAATTCTTCGTCTGCCGACGCTACGGGAGCGCGCTGACTTCGAAATTCTCGTATCACAAATTGCAGAAGAAGAATTCGGTGGTTCGGTATCAATTGAAACAAGTACTTGGGAGCTGCTCCTTGAATGCGAATGGCCTGGAAACATTCGACAACTGCGGGCAGCGCTGCGGTGTGCATGTGCGTTGAGTAAAGACGGCACGCTTCGTCCTCACGACTTGCCCCTTGACCTTATTCTCCTCCCGCCGGCTGTCCCTTCGTTAGAAGCTGAGCGCTCGATCCACTCGAGCTTAGTGAACAAGGCGGACATCTTCGCAGATGCTAACCCCTCTCAAAAACGCGAACGCGTCATCCAAGTTCTAGCGGGCAGTCGATGGAACATGTCTGCCGCAGCGAAAAATCTTGGGATCTGCCGATCCACACTTTATCGGCAACTAAAGTCCCTCGGTATTACCCACATCAAGGACGCTGAGGTGGCGTTGAGTAGCGCCTCACCTGTCCTTGCCGCCAGACGATAA
- a CDS encoding TRAP transporter substrate-binding protein, giving the protein MYTTNRRSFLKVMAVAASAPSLAVTSHSARAAEFTLRYANNLPSAHPMNVRAKEMAARVASESKGRVEIQIFPNNQLGSDTDTLSQLRSGAVDFFTLSPLILGTFIPAAQISGIGFAFNDYNNVWAAMDGELGAHVRKQIGATSIFAFEKIWNGGFRQITTGAKPIAQARDLQGVKLRVPPSPLWTSMFKDFGAAPASVNFAEVYSALQTHVVEGQENPLSIIYTAKLYEVQKFCSLTNHMWDGFWFLGNKESFGRLSPELQTIVRNAINDAGTKQREDVVQLDQTLRAKLESTGLTFNEVDKASFRQQLQAAGFYAEWQKKFGPQAWALLEKYSGKLG; this is encoded by the coding sequence ATGTACACAACCAACAGACGTTCCTTCCTTAAAGTCATGGCGGTTGCAGCTTCCGCGCCATCTCTTGCTGTGACCTCGCATTCTGCCCGAGCGGCAGAGTTTACCCTCCGTTACGCTAACAATCTACCTTCCGCGCACCCCATGAATGTTCGAGCCAAGGAGATGGCTGCGCGCGTGGCTTCAGAGTCCAAGGGACGGGTGGAAATTCAGATCTTCCCGAATAACCAGTTGGGAAGCGACACAGACACTCTTTCGCAGCTCCGTTCGGGCGCGGTCGACTTTTTCACGCTATCGCCCTTGATTCTTGGAACGTTCATTCCCGCGGCCCAGATCAGCGGGATCGGCTTTGCGTTCAACGACTACAACAACGTTTGGGCCGCAATGGACGGGGAGTTAGGCGCTCACGTCCGCAAGCAGATTGGTGCAACGTCAATCTTCGCTTTCGAGAAGATCTGGAATGGCGGCTTCCGCCAAATCACAACTGGCGCCAAACCCATCGCGCAGGCCAGAGACCTCCAGGGCGTGAAGCTTCGCGTTCCCCCGAGCCCTCTGTGGACATCAATGTTCAAGGATTTTGGAGCTGCTCCAGCGAGCGTCAACTTTGCCGAAGTGTATTCGGCTCTTCAGACGCACGTCGTTGAAGGTCAAGAAAACCCTCTGTCCATCATCTATACGGCAAAACTCTACGAAGTTCAGAAGTTTTGCTCGCTGACGAACCACATGTGGGACGGGTTCTGGTTCCTTGGTAACAAGGAGTCATTTGGCCGCCTCTCTCCGGAACTTCAGACCATAGTACGAAACGCAATTAATGATGCTGGCACGAAACAGCGAGAGGACGTTGTTCAACTCGACCAAACGCTGCGCGCCAAGCTTGAAAGCACTGGCCTGACATTCAACGAAGTTGACAAGGCGTCTTTCCGCCAACAGCTCCAAGCGGCTGGCTTCTACGCTGAATGGCAAAAAAAGTTCGGGCCGCAGGCTTGGGCGCTTCTTGAGAAATACTCTGGAAAGTTGGGGTAA
- a CDS encoding TRAP transporter large permease subunit translates to MQTTHSLTHGSDAAQSIRLSAVLAKALVRVVELAAAAILAIEVGVLFCGVIWRYALNDPLVWSDEVASALFSWLAMLGAVLALSRGEHMKMTAVVKKWSPAAQAWAESVASLTVCVFVAMIMLPATHHASEQMDITTPALGMPDGFRAAALPVGAALMLIVAITKLFMLNSLKSCVAAFATVGVVAAALWFSAPALLSMGNLNLLIFFIAIVGGAIILGTPIAFAFGIATVSYLVLVTHAPLAIVVSRMDEGMANLVLLAVPVFVLLGTLLEISGLARSLVNFMCSLLGHVRGGLQYVLLGAIFLVSGISGSKAADMAAVAPALFPEMKKHGSDPDELAALLSASGAMTETIPPSLVLITIGAVCGVSISALFVGGLLPAVVATLAIAVVCWLRARSGPAPTLKRASLKQIGLTFLAAFPALLLPILIRVAVVEGVATATEVSTLAVGYTLVFALLARAVGRNVQLKRLYTMLVDAAALSGAILLIIGLATSMAWALTRSGFSNQLVALMQSAPGGSIGFMLVTIVSFAILGSVLEGIPAIVLFGPLLFPVARALHVNDVHYAMVVILAMGLGLFAPPFGVGFYAACAIGKVSPDGVGPKVWRYMFALLIALLVVTFVPWLSTGFLSSAHI, encoded by the coding sequence ATGCAAACCACGCATTCCCTTACGCATGGTTCCGATGCCGCTCAGTCGATCCGCCTGTCTGCCGTATTGGCCAAGGCGCTTGTCCGCGTCGTGGAGCTTGCCGCTGCCGCGATTCTTGCCATTGAAGTTGGCGTTCTTTTTTGTGGGGTGATTTGGCGGTATGCCTTGAACGATCCACTCGTTTGGTCCGACGAAGTGGCATCTGCACTGTTCAGTTGGCTAGCTATGCTTGGCGCGGTACTGGCTCTGAGCCGTGGCGAACACATGAAGATGACCGCCGTCGTCAAGAAGTGGTCGCCAGCCGCACAAGCGTGGGCGGAGAGTGTAGCGTCCCTGACTGTTTGCGTGTTCGTCGCGATGATTATGCTTCCTGCGACTCACCACGCTAGCGAGCAGATGGACATTACAACTCCAGCGCTTGGTATGCCTGACGGTTTTCGCGCTGCCGCACTTCCTGTGGGTGCTGCGCTGATGCTTATAGTCGCCATCACGAAATTGTTTATGTTGAACAGCTTGAAGTCGTGTGTTGCGGCATTTGCTACCGTCGGTGTTGTCGCGGCTGCTCTTTGGTTCAGCGCTCCCGCGCTTTTGTCTATGGGCAATTTGAACCTACTCATTTTTTTCATTGCAATCGTCGGCGGAGCAATTATTCTCGGCACGCCTATCGCCTTTGCATTTGGAATCGCGACGGTGAGTTATTTGGTGCTTGTCACACATGCTCCGCTTGCTATCGTCGTTAGCCGCATGGACGAGGGCATGGCTAACTTGGTGCTGTTGGCGGTCCCAGTCTTCGTTCTGCTTGGTACGCTTCTTGAAATTAGCGGACTTGCGCGGTCGCTCGTCAACTTCATGTGTTCGCTGCTTGGACATGTTCGCGGCGGCTTGCAATACGTACTATTAGGGGCGATTTTTCTTGTTTCTGGCATTTCGGGGTCGAAAGCCGCCGACATGGCCGCTGTCGCACCCGCACTGTTCCCGGAGATGAAGAAGCACGGCTCTGATCCTGATGAGCTGGCCGCGCTCCTTAGTGCATCCGGGGCTATGACCGAAACCATCCCGCCGAGCCTAGTACTTATAACAATCGGAGCCGTGTGCGGTGTGTCGATCAGCGCCTTGTTCGTTGGCGGTCTGCTTCCGGCGGTCGTAGCAACGTTGGCAATTGCAGTGGTTTGCTGGCTACGCGCGCGGTCGGGTCCGGCACCGACACTGAAACGCGCTTCGCTTAAGCAGATCGGCCTGACCTTCCTCGCGGCGTTCCCTGCGCTGTTGCTTCCCATCCTCATCCGGGTCGCCGTGGTTGAAGGCGTTGCGACGGCGACGGAGGTATCGACTCTCGCTGTCGGTTACACGCTCGTATTCGCTTTGCTTGCACGAGCCGTCGGCCGCAACGTGCAGCTTAAACGGCTCTACACCATGCTTGTAGACGCCGCTGCTCTCTCAGGCGCGATTCTCCTTATCATCGGTTTGGCAACATCGATGGCTTGGGCCCTTACGCGCTCTGGTTTCTCAAACCAACTTGTCGCGTTGATGCAGAGCGCGCCCGGCGGGTCGATTGGCTTCATGCTGGTGACGATCGTTAGTTTCGCAATCCTCGGCAGCGTGCTGGAAGGTATCCCCGCTATCGTTCTGTTCGGGCCGTTGCTTTTCCCTGTCGCAAGAGCACTTCACGTCAACGACGTGCACTACGCGATGGTCGTCATCCTTGCGATGGGGCTCGGCCTATTTGCACCACCATTCGGGGTTGGCTTTTATGCAGCGTGTGCGATCGGAAAGGTTTCGCCGGACGGCGTTGGCCCGAAGGTGTGGCGTTACATGTTCGCGTTACTGATTGCGCTCCTCGTTGTGACCTTCGTCCCTTGGTTATCCACGGGTTTCCTCTCTTCGGCCCATATCTGA
- a CDS encoding SDR family NAD(P)-dependent oxidoreductase → MRDTTNTEVSKARRVANSNGRVALVTGAAMGIGAAIAKRLAADGFSVVLGDLNLDAAESLAQELCAQGHTAIAVTLDVGSDASIHAAFEQIVAHFARCDVLVNNAGIAKTYPFESYPLAHWRAVMDVNVTGPMLLAQQAVQHMKKQSWGRVINIASVAGIRASAGRTAYGTSKSAVIGLTRQMAIELAAQGVTANAIAPGPIETPMVATLHSDTTRDNFLKQVPMKRYGAPEEIAGVVSFLASDDASYVTGQTLAVDGGFIAAGVLEI, encoded by the coding sequence ATGCGGGATACCACTAACACAGAAGTATCAAAAGCACGTCGTGTGGCTAATTCGAATGGTCGCGTCGCGCTCGTCACTGGCGCCGCAATGGGCATTGGAGCTGCGATTGCAAAACGTCTAGCAGCCGACGGCTTTAGCGTTGTGTTGGGCGACCTAAATCTCGACGCAGCTGAGTCGCTTGCTCAAGAGCTCTGCGCCCAAGGACACACCGCGATCGCGGTCACGCTAGATGTCGGAAGTGATGCCTCGATTCATGCGGCGTTCGAACAGATTGTGGCGCACTTTGCACGCTGCGATGTTCTGGTCAACAACGCAGGCATTGCTAAAACTTACCCCTTTGAGTCTTATCCGCTCGCGCATTGGCGTGCAGTGATGGATGTCAATGTGACGGGACCTATGCTCCTCGCACAACAGGCCGTCCAGCACATGAAGAAGCAAAGCTGGGGTCGGGTCATCAACATCGCGTCTGTAGCTGGTATTCGAGCCAGCGCAGGTCGAACAGCGTACGGGACGTCTAAGTCTGCCGTCATTGGATTGACCCGACAGATGGCGATCGAACTGGCAGCTCAAGGCGTGACTGCAAACGCCATTGCTCCTGGTCCCATTGAAACTCCAATGGTGGCAACACTGCACTCCGACACCACCAGGGACAATTTTCTGAAGCAAGTGCCCATGAAGCGATACGGTGCCCCAGAAGAAATTGCCGGCGTCGTCTCCTTTCTCGCTTCAGATGACGCCTCTTACGTAACCGGACAAACGCTCGCCGTCGATGGCGGATTCATTGCCGCTGGTGTGCTTGAAATTTAG